From Woronichinia naegeliana WA131, the proteins below share one genomic window:
- a CDS encoding APC family permease codes for MTSFYSQLKTLVLGHQLPTSAHSEERLSNAEALAVLSSDALSSVAYATEETLIVLVTAGSASLWYSWPIAIAIIALLMIVMLSYRQTIKAYPKGGGSYIVARENLGLYPGLIAAASLMIDYILTVTVSVSAGTAALTAAIPSLHSWRIDLCLFFTLLLMLANLRGVKESGRIFMIPTYAFIFGVFVLITVGIYRLSTGYIPTAYPDFPIEQSLSLFLVLKAFSAGCSAMTGVEAISDGVLAFKTPEWKNARLTLLWMGIILGLMFLGITYLANAYHITHREGQTVVSQLGLAIFGDNFLYYFLQFSTLLILLLAANTSFADFPRLCYFLSRDGFLPRQLSLLGDRLVYSNGVMMLSLFAAFLIIIFRGDVNAVIPLYAVGVFTSFTFSQAGMVQHWYKDRSSGWQASALMNAIGTLATLLVLGVIIFTKFKLGAWLVVIAIPLVVAVFLKIRGHYRYVAQRLSLDGVAPRSYLPHPKPAVITHPAVVIVGQLNRGTLESLDYARTIADYIVGVHVDLGSTDREKLQKRWQELEGDLDLVILESPYRSVIMPLVDFVNQFEKEHTGLLSTIIIPTFVTRNWWENLLHNQTTIFLKAALRASKKRVVTSVRYYL; via the coding sequence ATGACATCATTTTATTCCCAACTCAAGACCTTAGTCCTCGGTCATCAACTTCCCACTAGTGCCCATTCTGAAGAACGTCTAAGCAATGCTGAAGCCTTGGCGGTGTTATCCTCTGACGCGCTTTCCTCCGTTGCCTATGCGACAGAAGAGACCTTAATTGTTTTAGTCACTGCCGGCAGTGCTTCTCTATGGTACTCCTGGCCGATCGCCATTGCGATTATTGCGTTACTGATGATTGTCATGTTGTCCTACCGCCAAACGATTAAAGCCTATCCCAAAGGCGGAGGATCTTACATTGTGGCACGGGAAAATTTAGGACTCTACCCAGGACTGATTGCGGCTGCGTCTTTGATGATCGACTATATTTTGACCGTCACGGTCAGTGTGTCAGCCGGTACCGCCGCCCTCACCGCCGCCATTCCCTCTCTTCATAGTTGGAGAATTGATCTGTGCTTGTTTTTTACCTTGCTGTTGATGTTAGCGAATCTACGGGGAGTTAAGGAATCGGGACGGATTTTTATGATTCCCACCTATGCCTTCATCTTTGGGGTCTTTGTCTTGATTACGGTGGGCATTTATCGCTTAAGTACAGGTTATATTCCAACGGCCTATCCTGATTTTCCCATTGAACAATCCCTGAGTCTCTTTCTAGTCTTAAAGGCTTTTTCGGCAGGTTGTTCGGCAATGACAGGAGTTGAGGCCATTTCCGATGGGGTGTTGGCCTTTAAGACTCCAGAATGGAAAAACGCACGGCTAACGCTCCTGTGGATGGGCATCATCTTAGGCCTGATGTTTTTAGGGATTACCTACCTAGCCAATGCCTACCATATTACTCATCGTGAAGGGCAAACTGTTGTTTCCCAGTTAGGGTTAGCCATTTTTGGGGACAATTTTCTTTACTATTTTCTTCAGTTTTCAACCCTTTTAATTTTACTCTTAGCCGCTAATACCAGTTTTGCCGATTTTCCTCGTCTCTGTTATTTCCTCAGTCGGGATGGGTTTTTACCGCGTCAATTATCCCTGTTAGGCGATCGACTCGTCTATTCCAACGGGGTAATGATGCTGAGTTTATTTGCTGCTTTTTTAATCATTATCTTTCGAGGGGATGTTAATGCCGTTATTCCTCTTTATGCTGTAGGGGTTTTTACCTCCTTTACCTTTTCCCAGGCTGGCATGGTGCAACACTGGTACAAAGATAGATCCTCTGGTTGGCAAGCGAGTGCCCTCATGAATGCGATCGGTACCTTAGCAACCTTGCTCGTTCTAGGGGTGATTATCTTTACCAAATTTAAACTGGGAGCTTGGCTAGTGGTAATTGCCATTCCCCTGGTGGTTGCCGTTTTCCTGAAAATTCGAGGTCATTATCGTTACGTTGCCCAACGTCTCAGCCTAGATGGTGTGGCTCCTAGAAGTTATTTACCCCATCCCAAACCCGCCGTTATTACCCATCCCGCCGTTGTCATTGTCGGTCAATTAAATCGGGGAACTTTGGAATCCCTAGACTATGCCCGTACCATTGCAGACTATATTGTGGGTGTTCATGTGGATCTCGGTAGCACTGATCGCGAAAAATTACAGAAACGTTGGCAAGAACTAGAAGGAGATTTAGATTTAGTTATTTTAGAATCTCCCTATCGTTCGGTGATCATGCCCCTAGTTGATTTTGTCAACCAGTTTGAAAAGGAACATACAGGATTATTATCCACCATCATTATTCCTACCTTTGTGACCCGTAATTGGTGGGAAAATCTACTCCACAACCAAACCACTATTTTCTTAAAAGCAGCTTTACGGGCCAGTAAAAAACGGGTTGTCACTAGTGTCCGTTACTATCTCTAG
- a CDS encoding NAD(P)/FAD-dependent oxidoreductase, producing MSHPNRSDKPHVVILGGGFGGLYTAKHLKNAPVQITLIDKRNFHLFQPLLYQVATGSLSPADIASPLRVVLHNHANTKVLLDEAIDLDPEQQKVILKDHEPISYDILIVATGVSHHYFGKEQWRPLAPGLKTIEDALEMRRRIFLAFEAAEKETDPIKQQAWLTFVIVGGGPTGVELAGAIAEIAHSSLQLNFRTIDTRQAQILLIEGMDRVLPPYAPQLSAKAQTDLTQLGVTVQTQTMVIDITDDTVTVRQGETIRAIPCYTVLWAAGVTASGLGKILAERTGAELDRVGRVVVNADLSVSHYDNVFVLGDLAHFAHQDNQPLAGVAPVAMQQAAYLSRLIPARLAGQTLPSFRYIDYGSLAVIGQNKAVVDLGFAKFTGLLAWMIWVWAHIYYLIEFDNKLIVMLQWGWNYFTRGRGARIITGEGQIQVSSVTDIPDQKVKEKEKSLVAS from the coding sequence ATGAGTCATCCTAATCGCTCAGACAAACCTCACGTCGTCATTCTGGGTGGAGGATTTGGCGGTCTCTACACGGCAAAACATTTAAAAAATGCCCCTGTCCAAATTACCCTGATCGACAAACGCAATTTTCATCTCTTTCAGCCCCTACTCTATCAAGTCGCCACTGGTAGTCTTTCCCCTGCTGATATTGCCTCACCTTTGCGGGTTGTCCTACACAATCATGCCAATACCAAAGTCCTGCTAGATGAGGCCATTGATCTCGATCCTGAACAGCAAAAAGTCATCCTCAAAGATCATGAACCAATTTCCTACGATATTTTGATCGTAGCGACTGGAGTTAGTCATCACTATTTTGGCAAGGAGCAGTGGCGACCCCTGGCACCAGGTTTAAAAACAATTGAAGATGCCCTAGAGATGCGGCGGCGTATTTTTCTCGCGTTTGAGGCTGCTGAAAAGGAAACCGATCCGATCAAACAACAGGCTTGGTTAACCTTCGTGATTGTGGGGGGTGGCCCGACTGGGGTGGAATTGGCCGGGGCGATCGCTGAAATTGCCCATAGTTCATTGCAGCTTAATTTCCGCACAATTGATACTCGACAGGCCCAGATTTTACTGATTGAGGGCATGGATCGGGTATTGCCGCCCTATGCTCCCCAACTATCCGCTAAAGCGCAGACAGACTTAACTCAGTTAGGGGTAACAGTACAAACCCAAACAATGGTTATTGATATCACGGATGACACCGTGACTGTGCGCCAGGGAGAAACCATTCGCGCCATTCCTTGCTATACAGTGCTGTGGGCAGCCGGAGTGACGGCCTCTGGGTTAGGTAAAATTTTGGCAGAACGGACAGGGGCCGAACTGGATCGGGTAGGACGAGTTGTGGTGAATGCAGATTTAAGTGTGTCCCATTATGACAATGTTTTTGTCCTAGGAGATTTAGCCCATTTTGCCCATCAGGATAATCAACCGTTAGCGGGTGTGGCTCCAGTCGCCATGCAGCAAGCAGCCTATCTTTCTCGCTTAATTCCGGCTCGTTTAGCGGGTCAAACCTTGCCTTCTTTCCGTTATATTGACTACGGTAGTTTGGCCGTGATTGGACAGAATAAAGCAGTGGTGGATCTCGGTTTTGCCAAGTTTACGGGTTTATTAGCTTGGATGATCTGGGTTTGGGCCCATATTTATTATTTAATTGAGTTTGATAATAAGTTAATTGTGATGTTGCAATGGGGCTGGAATTATTTTACGCGCGGTCGAGGAGCCAGAATTATTACAGGGGAGGGACAAATACAAGTTTCGTCAGTAACAGACATTCCTGATCAGAAAGTTAAAGAGAAGGAAAAATCCCTAGTCGCGTCCTAA
- a CDS encoding fatty acid desaturase, with protein sequence MTATTEKFNPSSIAYETTELQLKDIVKTLPAECFDKDPSKAWFTVLLSLTLTIVGYLGIIYLPWYCLPVTWIFTGTALTGWFVIGHDCAHRSFAKRRWVNDLVGHFFMMPLIYPFHCWRILHDYHHLHTNKLEVDNAWDVWTVEAYQTANPIVQAFYRAIRGRFWWIGSIFHWSLLHFKLANFAERDRSKVKLSIAVVVIFGAICFPTLILTTGVWGFVKFWLMPWLVYHFWMSTFTIVHHSIPEITFKTPDQWSAGEAQLKGTVHCDYPKWVEVLCHDINVHIPHHLSVAIPSYNLRKAHASIQKNWGNVIHERKFGWPLMKEIGDKCHLYDPENGYRTFASLQ encoded by the coding sequence ATGACTGCAACGACAGAAAAGTTCAACCCTAGTTCAATAGCTTACGAAACAACCGAGTTACAACTCAAAGATATTGTTAAAACCCTACCTGCCGAATGCTTTGACAAAGATCCTAGCAAGGCTTGGTTTACGGTTCTTCTGAGTCTAACCCTGACGATCGTTGGCTATTTGGGTATTATCTATCTGCCCTGGTACTGTTTACCTGTGACCTGGATCTTTACCGGCACCGCTTTAACCGGCTGGTTTGTTATCGGCCATGATTGCGCCCATCGTTCCTTTGCCAAACGCCGTTGGGTTAATGATTTAGTGGGTCATTTCTTTATGATGCCTCTCATTTATCCCTTTCATTGCTGGCGTATTCTCCATGACTATCACCATCTCCACACCAATAAACTAGAAGTTGATAATGCCTGGGATGTTTGGACAGTAGAAGCTTATCAAACAGCTAATCCCATCGTTCAGGCCTTTTATCGTGCAATTCGGGGACGGTTCTGGTGGATTGGCTCCATTTTCCACTGGTCACTGCTACACTTCAAACTTGCTAATTTTGCAGAACGCGATCGCAGTAAAGTCAAGTTATCGATCGCCGTTGTGGTTATTTTTGGAGCAATTTGTTTTCCAACCTTAATTCTGACCACTGGTGTTTGGGGTTTTGTTAAATTTTGGCTTATGCCTTGGTTAGTCTATCATTTCTGGATGAGTACCTTTACCATTGTTCACCACTCTATCCCTGAAATTACTTTTAAAACACCGGATCAATGGAGTGCAGGAGAAGCCCAATTAAAGGGAACCGTTCACTGTGACTATCCCAAGTGGGTCGAGGTTCTGTGCCATGACATTAATGTACACATTCCTCACCATCTTTCCGTTGCCATTCCTTCCTATAATCTGCGAAAAGCTCATGCCAGCATCCAAAAAAATTGGGGTAATGTGATCCATGAACGTAAATTTGGCTGGCCATTAATGAAAGAGATTGGCGATAAATGTCATCTGTATGATCCAGAGAATGGTTATCGAACCTTTGCTTCTTTGCAATAA
- a CDS encoding DUF4164 domain-containing protein yields the protein MTTTPTTVSYTLEDVLDRFEQKMDRQFAEVNKQFAEANQKMDRQFAEVNKQFAEANQKMDRQFAEVNQKMDRQFAEVNQKMDRQFAEVNQKLNKLEIGQVELSGEIKTLDEKVSGIDKRLDNQEFINRGVLVALIVALIGGAAKLFGWLPTS from the coding sequence ATGACTACCACACCCACTACGGTTAGCTATACCCTCGAAGATGTTCTAGATCGCTTTGAGCAAAAAATGGACAGGCAGTTTGCCGAAGTCAACAAACAGTTTGCCGAAGCCAATCAAAAAATGGACAGGCAGTTTGCTGAAGTCAACAAACAGTTTGCCGAAGCCAATCAAAAAATGGACAGGCAGTTTGCCGAAGTCAATCAAAAAATGGACAGGCAGTTTGCCGAAGTTAACCAAAAAATGGACAGGCAGTTTGCCGAAGTTAACCAAAAGCTTAATAAACTGGAAATTGGGCAAGTGGAACTGTCCGGCGAAATTAAAACTCTAGACGAGAAAGTCAGTGGTATTGATAAACGTCTAGATAATCAAGAATTTATTAATCGAGGAGTTTTAGTTGCACTGATTGTTGCTCTTATTGGTGGAGCAGCGAAATTGTTTGGATGGTTGCCGACCAGTTAA